In Verrucomicrobiales bacterium, a single window of DNA contains:
- a CDS encoding DUF2293 domain-containing protein translates to MMSDTLSSSVTFRDRVTAAAESALKKHGSVGPLELFERMGFVHQCHLDGWRQGNEYYQVLEAWIQVGPEKYQKTLEHFAEWAKERGMRTIEASYTRRTPRGLEQLHVTEDGDPEREAFYRTHYAPAELSKAKTERLAAKLSKPPDLVVFEKVSEEGNCTECGTELFKGSFLFMEKKQPLCLECADLDHLVFLPAGDMAMTRRARKYSPLSAVVVKFSRSRKRYERQGLLVSSDAILRATDECTADAPDRELRRQQAAVHRQIEDVEFTQTVAQAIRQQFPGCPRSEAQSIAEHTAARGSGRVGRSAAGRFLDARAIELAVIAHIRHCHTNYDELLMQGTDRLDARNLIRGTIAEVVEKWRTSKPPGPPGQQGS, encoded by the coding sequence ATGATGAGTGACACGCTTTCATCATCGGTCACCTTTCGGGATCGAGTCACTGCCGCTGCCGAATCGGCCCTCAAGAAGCATGGTTCGGTAGGCCCGCTGGAGCTTTTTGAACGGATGGGCTTCGTGCACCAGTGCCACCTTGATGGCTGGCGCCAAGGCAATGAATATTATCAGGTTCTGGAAGCCTGGATTCAGGTGGGACCCGAGAAATACCAGAAAACTCTGGAACACTTCGCCGAGTGGGCAAAGGAACGCGGCATGCGCACCATCGAGGCTTCATACACCCGCCGCACGCCACGAGGGTTGGAGCAACTGCATGTCACCGAGGACGGCGATCCGGAACGCGAAGCATTCTACCGAACACACTACGCCCCCGCGGAGTTGAGCAAAGCCAAGACCGAACGCCTCGCCGCCAAGCTGAGCAAACCACCCGACCTCGTGGTCTTCGAGAAAGTCAGCGAGGAGGGCAATTGCACTGAATGCGGCACTGAGCTGTTCAAAGGAAGCTTTCTGTTCATGGAAAAGAAGCAGCCGCTGTGCCTCGAGTGCGCTGATCTGGACCATCTGGTGTTTCTTCCGGCCGGCGACATGGCGATGACCCGTCGTGCGCGAAAATACAGCCCGCTCTCGGCAGTGGTCGTGAAATTCAGCCGCAGTCGCAAACGCTACGAACGTCAAGGGCTGCTCGTCAGTTCGGACGCCATCCTGAGAGCGACCGATGAATGCACCGCCGATGCTCCGGACCGTGAGCTGCGCCGCCAACAGGCAGCGGTTCACCGTCAGATCGAGGACGTCGAGTTCACTCAAACCGTGGCTCAGGCGATTCGGCAACAGTTTCCAGGTTGCCCCCGCAGCGAAGCCCAATCCATCGCCGAACATACCGCCGCGCGCGGTAGCGGCCGGGTCGGACGTTCGGCAGCCGGTCGCTTCCTCGACGCACGCGCCATCGAACTCGCGGTCATCGCCCATATTCGCCACTGCCACACAAACTATGACGAGTTGTTGATGCAAGGCACCGATCGGCTCGATGCTCGCAACTTGATCCGAGGCACAATTGCCGAAGTGGTGGAGAAGTGGAGAACGAGCAAGCCTCCAGGTCCACCCGGACAACAGGGAAGCTGA
- a CDS encoding beta-propeller fold lactonase family protein: protein MNIIPPNPWRVRRPRVSPLAWWLVPITVAVWQLNVGLASAQVWARPTSSNPIAISRNDRLIWVVNPGNDSVSVIRPDTNTRLARIPVGDDPESIALTPDNRYAFVANAAGNSVSVIQIDDPAWGTFSAKVISTITTGAEPWDVVCSPDGLRVFVANSGQDTVTVIDVATRTVLGHIDLRNSLANDPDRSRHFQPRGLAVSQDNKKLFVARFLSFTKPGGRQGDDFGKEGLVAVIDIDTTSYYLSDYKVARAVTLAPQITGFRFPGQTNPPAGDTAAFPNQLQRVVLRGDQAYLPNIAASPSGPLRFNLDTHAFVSVIDGINSASPIDSGTNKFLNLHLGARDPEAGKRRIFFANPWDIAFTTQSGVGNAYVVSAASDALVKLDVAADGKLSFTVDANTTRYIDLNDPTNPATSGAAAGKNPQGLAITSDGKRAYVANFVSRNVSVVDLTTDSVVAVVQTSDLPIPGSVGETNLVGAEMFFSSRGNFDAIPGTNSLRDRLSSEGWQSCSSCHFKGLTDGVVWQFGAGPRKSVPLNATFNPHNRSQQRVLNYSAIFDEVEDFEANIRNVSGPGPLPGGALNPNHGLLIGDNGDLNVAPSAVNSFALANANRPQVTVTLPGSTNKVPALTAMREWVRNAVRTPNSPLPGYGAYDATLPEVAQGRHLFLQAGCATCHGGQNWTVSLKDFTSPPAGTEIRTERNPTNFVGNPIGAQYLTRFLRDVGSFNLGVPGEENFLGNNVGAIEKAGAAVANGVLLPAPDALGRDYNSDGQGIGFNVPSLLGLHNLQPYMHNGAAESLAAVVSDVKHRTDNGRLPDVLEDPAYQALVVKFLESIDFGTAPFVPLQVRYAEKQLWVAFDSIPGASYLVEGRETLKSVWEPVGYPIVANGPRTEVAVPTEGKAKYLRLTQEQ from the coding sequence ATGAATATCATTCCTCCGAACCCTTGGCGCGTGCGCCGCCCTCGGGTCTCTCCCTTGGCCTGGTGGCTAGTTCCTATCACCGTGGCAGTATGGCAACTCAATGTGGGCTTGGCTTCCGCTCAGGTTTGGGCGAGGCCTACCAGCTCCAATCCGATCGCCATCTCCCGCAATGACCGCCTGATCTGGGTGGTCAACCCTGGCAACGACAGCGTCAGTGTCATTCGCCCTGATACGAACACACGGCTGGCAAGAATTCCCGTCGGGGACGACCCTGAGAGCATCGCGCTTACCCCGGACAACCGATACGCCTTTGTAGCCAATGCCGCGGGAAACTCCGTCAGTGTGATTCAAATCGATGATCCGGCCTGGGGCACTTTTAGCGCAAAAGTGATCTCGACCATCACCACCGGCGCGGAACCGTGGGATGTCGTTTGTTCCCCCGACGGTCTTCGCGTTTTTGTGGCCAATAGCGGCCAGGACACGGTGACGGTGATTGATGTGGCGACACGGACAGTGCTCGGCCACATTGATTTGAGGAACAGCCTGGCGAACGATCCCGATCGTTCTCGCCACTTCCAGCCGCGTGGCTTGGCTGTTTCTCAAGACAACAAAAAGCTCTTCGTCGCTCGCTTCCTGTCCTTCACCAAGCCTGGTGGTCGACAAGGTGACGATTTTGGGAAGGAGGGCTTGGTTGCGGTCATCGATATCGACACCACTTCCTATTATCTGTCGGACTACAAGGTGGCGCGCGCAGTGACCCTGGCGCCTCAGATTACTGGGTTCCGGTTTCCAGGGCAGACCAATCCGCCTGCTGGTGATACCGCAGCATTCCCGAACCAATTGCAGCGGGTTGTGTTGCGGGGCGATCAGGCCTATCTGCCGAACATCGCCGCTTCGCCCTCGGGTCCGCTGCGCTTCAATCTGGATACCCACGCCTTTGTCAGTGTGATCGACGGCATCAACAGTGCCTCGCCGATTGATAGCGGCACGAACAAGTTTCTGAACCTGCACTTGGGTGCGCGGGATCCCGAGGCGGGCAAGCGTCGGATCTTTTTCGCGAATCCTTGGGACATCGCTTTCACCACCCAAAGTGGTGTGGGCAATGCTTATGTGGTCTCCGCGGCGAGCGACGCCTTGGTGAAGTTGGATGTGGCGGCCGATGGCAAACTATCCTTCACAGTGGATGCCAACACCACTCGGTATATCGACCTCAACGACCCGACCAATCCGGCCACCAGCGGTGCCGCCGCCGGGAAAAACCCGCAAGGACTGGCCATCACCAGTGATGGGAAACGCGCCTATGTAGCCAATTTTGTTTCTAGGAATGTGTCGGTGGTGGATTTGACCACCGATTCAGTGGTTGCGGTAGTGCAGACCTCCGACCTGCCGATTCCGGGCTCCGTGGGTGAGACCAATCTGGTGGGTGCCGAAATGTTCTTCTCCTCGCGGGGCAATTTCGACGCCATTCCCGGCACCAATTCACTGCGGGACCGGCTCTCCAGCGAAGGGTGGCAAAGCTGCTCGAGCTGCCATTTCAAAGGCCTAACGGACGGCGTTGTCTGGCAGTTTGGCGCGGGCCCACGTAAGAGCGTTCCGTTGAATGCCACCTTCAACCCGCACAACCGCAGTCAGCAGCGTGTATTGAACTACTCCGCCATTTTTGACGAGGTCGAGGACTTCGAGGCCAACATCCGCAATGTCTCCGGACCCGGACCTTTGCCTGGCGGGGCGTTGAACCCCAATCACGGGCTTCTGATCGGCGACAACGGCGATCTGAACGTGGCCCCGAGCGCTGTGAATTCCTTCGCGCTCGCGAATGCCAATCGGCCCCAGGTAACGGTCACTCTTCCCGGGAGCACCAACAAGGTGCCGGCCCTGACGGCGATGCGCGAATGGGTGCGCAATGCGGTTCGGACGCCCAACTCTCCCCTCCCGGGTTATGGAGCTTACGATGCAACGCTGCCGGAGGTGGCTCAGGGACGACATCTCTTTCTGCAGGCGGGGTGTGCGACCTGCCACGGAGGTCAGAACTGGACAGTGAGTCTCAAAGATTTCACGTCGCCTCCCGCCGGGACGGAGATTCGCACCGAGCGCAATCCAACGAACTTTGTCGGGAATCCGATCGGGGCTCAGTACCTCACCCGGTTCCTCAGGGATGTCGGTTCGTTCAACTTAGGTGTTCCGGGAGAGGAGAACTTCCTGGGCAACAATGTAGGAGCGATCGAAAAAGCCGGTGCCGCCGTGGCGAATGGAGTGTTGCTCCCCGCCCCGGACGCTTTGGGACGGGACTATAACAGCGACGGCCAAGGCATTGGCTTCAATGTGCCCTCCCTGCTGGGCCTGCATAATCTCCAGCCTTATATGCACAACGGCGCGGCGGAGTCGCTGGCGGCGGTGGTCTCGGATGTGAAGCACCGCACCGACAACGGGCGTTTGCCGGACGTCCTGGAGGATCCTGCTTACCAGGCCCTCGTGGTGAAGTTTCTGGAATCGATCGACTTCGGCACGGCGCCCTTTGTGCCGCTTCAGGTTCGCTACGCTGAGAAGCAGTTGTGGGTGGCGTTTGATTCCATCCCTGGAGCCTCCTACTTGGTCGAAGGGCGCGAAACCCTTAAGTCGGTTTGGGAACCGGTGGGCTATCCGATCGTTGCCAACGGACCTCGAACCGAAGTGGCGGTGCCCACCGAGGGTAAGGCCAAGTACCTGCGCCTGACTCAGGAACAATAG
- a CDS encoding sigma-70 family RNA polymerase sigma factor, whose amino-acid sequence MSADQSSEGDQKAAWFPATRWTDIVAAGRDSSPAAAEALNRLCSTYWYPIYAYIRRKGHSDADAKDIAQGFFSHILERNLVGTADRTKGKFRSFLLGSLNYFMANLRDFDQAKKRGGGSVIVSLDEKTAEERYALEPIDELSPEKLFERRWALDLHDQAVFRLREEYARQGKGPLFDQLQPFLTDQTDSGDYAGVARTLQMTLGAVTTAANRVRGRYGELITAEVARTVASPEEVPSERRYIFELLCRANAAGSRPQ is encoded by the coding sequence ATGTCGGCCGATCAATCTAGCGAAGGCGACCAGAAGGCAGCCTGGTTTCCCGCGACGCGGTGGACGGATATTGTCGCGGCGGGTAGGGACAGCTCGCCAGCTGCTGCCGAGGCACTCAACCGCTTGTGCAGCACTTATTGGTATCCGATTTACGCCTACATCCGGCGCAAGGGTCACTCCGATGCCGACGCCAAGGACATCGCGCAAGGCTTCTTTTCCCACATCCTCGAAAGGAATCTGGTGGGCACGGCGGATCGCACCAAGGGGAAGTTCCGCTCCTTTTTACTCGGCTCCCTGAATTACTTCATGGCCAATTTGAGAGATTTTGACCAAGCGAAGAAAAGAGGCGGAGGGTCGGTCATTGTGTCCTTGGATGAGAAGACTGCGGAGGAACGGTATGCGCTTGAACCGATCGATGAGCTTTCCCCCGAGAAGCTGTTCGAGCGACGTTGGGCCCTCGATCTCCATGATCAGGCTGTGTTTCGGCTTCGGGAAGAATACGCGCGGCAAGGCAAGGGGCCGCTTTTCGATCAGTTGCAGCCTTTTTTGACGGATCAGACTGACTCGGGAGACTATGCGGGCGTTGCGCGGACGCTTCAGATGACGCTGGGAGCCGTCACCACCGCGGCGAATCGGGTCCGCGGCCGCTATGGCGAATTGATTACAGCGGAAGTCGCTCGCACTGTGGCTAGCCCGGAGGAAGTTCCGAGCGAGCGCCGCTACATTTTTGAGCTGCTTTGCCGGGCCAACGCGGCCGGCTCCCGACCTCAGTAG